A window of the Tripterygium wilfordii isolate XIE 37 chromosome 12, ASM1340144v1, whole genome shotgun sequence genome harbors these coding sequences:
- the LOC120010678 gene encoding UDP-glycosyltransferase 90A1-like — protein sequence MSAINNSQHHVVLFPFMSKGHTIPLLHLSRLLLRRRIAVTIFTTPANRPFIANSLRENSSFSIIDIPFPENIPEIPPGIESTDKLPSISLFPQFALSTKNMQPDFESELERLPRVDFMVSDGFLWWTLDSANKFGFPRLVFFGMSTYSPCVTRAAFEDKLLFGPESDTDPMTLTRFPWIQVIKRDFDPLATDPETLAEFNMLSIGSLLKSYGVIMNTFYELEPVFVDDYNSRHGEPKGWCVGPLCLADDGPEKPNKPNWILDWLDQKPEQGRSVLYIAFGSQAEISTDQIKEIAIGLEKSGVDFLWVIRKSEAELGEGFEERVKGRGIVVRDWVNQREILEHQSVQGFLSHCGWNSVLESLCAGVPILAWPMMAEQPLNAKLVVEEIKVGLRVDNTTSEGFVKWERLEKMVKELMEGDRGKKVRENVKVIADIAKKAMEENSGSSWKTLDLLIQEICDRPNKGTEVLN from the coding sequence atgagtgCAATTAATAATTCCCAACACCATGTCGTTTTGTTCCCTTTCATGTCAAAAGGCCACACTATCCCACTCCTCCACCTATCCCGTCTCCTCCTCCGCCGCCGCATTGCCGTCACCATCTTCACCACTCCGGCCAACCGTCCCTTCATTGCCAACTCCCTCCGCGAAAACTCCTCCTTCTCTATCATCGACATCCCCTTCCCGGAAAACATCCCCGAAATTCCACCCGGAATCGAGAGCACCGACAAGCTACCTTCAATTTCATTGTTCCCCCAATTTGCCTTGTCCACCAAGAATATGCAACCCGATTTTGAATCTGAGCTCGAGAGACTGCCTCGTGTAGATTTCATGGTCTCCGACGGGTTCCTGTGGTGGACTCTTGATTCCGCTAACAAATTCGGTTTTCCGAGACTCGTTTTTTTTGGTATGTCCACATACTCTCCATGTGTTACAAGAGCCGCGTTTGAGGATAAGCTTCTGTTTGGGCCCGAATCCGACACTGACCCGATGACTCTGACCCGATTCCCATGGATCCAGGTCATCAAGAGAGATTTTGATCCGCTTGCGACAGACCCGGAAACGCTCGCTGAATTCAACATGTTGTCGATCGGTTCTCTACTCAAGAGCTATGGTGTGATCATGAATACCTTCTACGAGCTTGAGCCTGTTTTTGTGGATGATTACAACAGTCGTCATGGTGAGCCCAAAGGATGGTGTGTTGGGCCTCTTTGTTTAGCTGATGATGGGCCTGAAAAGCCCAATAAGCCCAATTGGATTCTTGATTGGCTAGACCAAAAACCAGAGCAGGGAAGGTCAGTTTTGTACATAGCATTTGGTAGCCAAGCAGAGATCTCAACTGACCAAATCAAAGAAATAGCAATTGGGTTGGAGAAATCTGGGGTGGATTTTTTATGGGTGATTAGAAAAAGTGAAGCAGAATTGGGAGAAGGGTTTGAAGAGAGAGTGAAAGGGAGAGGAATTGTAGTGAGAGATTGGGTTAATCAGAGGGAGATCTTGGAACATCAAAGTGTACAAGGGTTTTTGAGTCACTGTGGGTGGAATTCAGTGTTGGAGAGTTTATGCGCTGGTGTGCCAATTCTGGCATGGCCTATGATGGCAGAGCAGCCATTGAATGCAAAATTGGTTGTGGAGGAAATAAAGGTGGGTTTGAGAGTGGACAATACTACAAGTGAGGGGTTTGTGAAGTGGGAGAGGTTGGAGAAGATGGTGAAGGAGTTGATGGAGGGAGACAGGGGGAAGAAGGTTAGAGAGAATGTGAAGGTGATTGCAGATATTGCCAAGAAGGCTATGGAGGAGAATAGTGGGTCTTCATGGAAGACCTTGGATTTACTCATTCAGGAGATCTGTGACCGTCCGAATAAGGGCACAGAGGTTCTGAATTGA
- the LOC120010662 gene encoding uncharacterized protein LOC120010662: MCRNWVALGLVFVLLSGEFSSVSAIPPAKIVSGIVSNVVAGLVKWLWSLKSNTKTTVSSRSLMKFEDGYIVDTVFDGSKLGIQPYSLDMSPNGDLLVLDSENSNIYRIPMPLSRYARPKLVAGSPEGYSGHVDGRLREARLNHPKGLTVDDRGNVYVADTLNMAIRKISDSGVTTIAGGKWTRGGGHVDGPSEDAKFSNDFDVFYIRSSCSLLVIDRGNQAIREIQLLSDDCSYQYDGNFHLGISVLVAAGFFGYILALLQYRVRAMFSSKNDSRTYKKAMPMPPYQRVPNSVRPPLIPPDIEPEISDEGFFTSIGRLFINTGSSAAEIFGTIFSVFRKKSPNYQYFQQPYEQQFKHSNTWSIQESYVIPHEDEPPSIESRSPTPKKTYPFMAKDLEKSHHLKQSHGSYGGWDVEYYQQQQLQRQNHHPQHQQQQQHRHSASNPKTFYEQSCETNEIVFGAVQEQEGRREAMVIKAVNYGDPTNNHQNIRPRLNYTGRSHGY, translated from the exons ATGTGTAGGAATTGGGTTGCTTTGGGACTCGTTTTTGTGCTTCTTTCTGGTGAATTTTCGTCTGTTTCAGCCATTCCTCCGGCTA aaATTGTAAGTGGAATTGTGTCGAATGTGGTCGCTGGTCTTGTAAAATGGTTGTGGTCACTAAAATCTAACACCAAAACAA CTGTTTCTAGCCGTTCCTTGATGAAATTTGAGGATGGATACATTGTTGATACTGTGTTTGATGGAAGTAAGCTTGGGATTCAACCATACTCTCTTGATATGTCACCAAATGGGGACCTCCTTGTTTTGGATTCTGAGAATAGCAACATATATAGAATCCCAATGCCGTTGTCCCGAT ATGCCAGGCCCAAGCTGGTGGCTGGATCCCCTGAAGGGTACTCTGGACATGTGGATGGTAGGCTAAGAGAAGCAAGACTGAACCATCCTAAAGGTTTAACTGTGGATGATAGAGGAAATGTATACGTAGCAGATACATTGAATATGGCTATACGAAAGATCAGTGATTCAG GAGTTACAACTATAGCTGGAGGAAAATGGACTCGAGGAGGCGGTCATGTTGATGGTCCAAGTGAAGACGCAAAATTCTCGAACgattttgatgtgttttatatCCGAAGTAGCTGCTCTTTATTGGTTATAGATAGAGGGAACCAAGCGATTCGAGAGATTCAGCTCCTATCTGATGATTGCTCCTATCAGTATGATGGCAATTTCCATTTAG GAATTTCTGTGCTTGTTGCAGCTGGTTTCTTTGGCTACATACTGGCATTGCTGCAATATAGAGTGCGGGCAATGTTTTCTTCCAAAAAT GATTCAAGAACATATAAAAAAGCCATGCCAATGCCACCGTACCAAAGGGTTCCCAATTCAGTCAGGCCTCCTTTGATTCCTCCTGACATTGAACCGGAGATATCAGACGAGGGGTTTTTTACTTCAATTGGGCGGCTTTTCATCAATACTGGCTCTTCAGCGGCTGAAATTTTTGGGACTATATTTTCAGTCTTTAGAAAAAAGTCCCCCAACTATCAGTACTTTCAACAGCCATATGAACAACAATTTAAACACTCAAACACATGGTCGATTCAAGAAAGCTATGTTATTCCGCATGAAGACGAGCCACCATCCATAGAATCAAGAAGCCCTACGCCCAAGAAAACGTATCCATTTATGGCCAAGGACCTGGAGAAGAGCCACCATTTGAAGCAAAGTCACGGAAGCTACGGTGGCTGGGATGTCGAATATTACCAACAACAACAATTGCAGAGGCAAAACCATCATCCTCAacaccagcagcagcagcagcatagACACTCCGCATCCAACCCTAAGACCTTCTATGAGCAGAGCTGTGAGACTAATGAGATTGTGTTTGGAGCAGTTCAAGAGCAGGAAGGCCGGCGTGAAGCTATGGTGATTAAAGCAGTCAACTATGGCGATCCTACTAATAATCACCAAAATATTCGACCCCGACTCAATTATACAGGTCGTTCTCATGGCTACTGA
- the LOC120011010 gene encoding potassium transporter 8-like, which yields MDLEGVIQGNPIKRDSWKTVLTLAYQSLGVVYGDLSTSPLYVFKSTFAEDIQHSETNEEIFGVLSFIFWTLTLIPLVKYVFIVLRADDNGEGGTFALYSLLCRHARVSSLPNCQLADEELSEYKKDEVVSNASRDIGSSLKSTFEKCRVLRKVLLVLALIGTCMVIGDGVLTPAISVFSAVSGLELSMSKEQHQYVEVPVACAILVLLFAIQHFGTHRVGFLFAPVVITWLLCVSAIGLYNIVHWNPQVYQALSPYYMYKFLKKTQRRGWMSLGGILLCITGSEAMFADLGHFSQLSIKIAFTFVVYPSLILAYMGQAAYLSKHHIIESDYQIGFYVSVPEKIRWPILAIAILAAVVGSQAVITGTFSVIKQCSALSCFPRVKIVHTSSKMHGQIYIPEINWTLMLLCLAVTVGFRDTKHLGNAAGLAVITVMLVTTCLMSLVIVFCWHKSIFLALCFIFFFGSIEALYFSASLIKFLEGAWVPIALSLILFIVMCVWHYGTIKKYEFDVQNKVSVNWILSLGPSLGIVRVRGIGLLHTELVSGIPAIFSHFVTNLPAFHQVVVFLCVKSVPVPHVRPEERFLVGRVGPREYRLYRCIARYGYRDIHKDDMEFEKDLVCSIAEFIRSEHPECNISVEDVGDDGRMTVVGTSSSNFEGIRMCEDDAEVSETGASELREIKSPEIGRKRVRFLVPQSPQVDIQAREELRELMEAREAGLAFILGHSYVRTKRGSSLMKKIIINFGYDFLRRNCRGPNYALSIPHASTLEVGMIYHV from the exons ATGGATCTTGAAGGTGTTATCCAAGGAAACCCAATTAAG AGAGATTCATGGAAGACGGTGTTAACTTTGGCTTATCAAAGTCTGGGTGTTGTTTATGGGGATTTAAGCACTTCTCCTTTGTATGTGTTCAAAAGCACTTTTGCAGAGGATATTCAGCACTCAGAGACTAATGAGGAGATATTTGGGGTtttatcttttatcttttggacattgacgCTTATCCCACTCGTGAAATATGTGTTTATTGTGCTTAGAGCTGATGATAATGGCGAAGGTGGGACGTTTGCCCTGTATTCTCTGCTTTGCCGCCATGCCCGGGTTAGTTCCTTACCCAATTGTCAGCTGGCTGATGAGGAGCTGTCAGAGTACAAGAAAGACGAGGTTGTTTCAAATGCTAGCCGTGATATTGGGTCTAGCTTGAAATCGACTTTTGAGAAATGTAGAGTATTACGAAAGGTGTTGCTTGTGTTGGCTTTAATTGGGACTTGTATGGTAATTGGTGATGGGGTTCTTACACCTGCAATTTCTG TTTTTTCGGCCGTGTCTGGTCTGGAGCTTTCCATGTCAAAAGAGCAGCATCAGT ATGTTGAAGTTCCAGTTGCTTGCGCCATATTGGTTTTATTGTTTGCCATTCAACATTTTGGGACTCACCGGGTGGGGTTCCTTTTTGCACCTGTGGTGATTACATGGCTCTTGTGCGTCAGTGCTATAGGGCTATATAACATTGTACACTGGAACCCCCAAGTTTACCAAGCACTCTCTCCCTATTACATGTACAAATTTTTGAAGAAGACCCAGAGAAGAGGATGGATGTCCTTGGGTGGTATCCTTCTGTGCATAACAG GCTCAGAGGCAATGTTTGCTGATCTTGGACACTTTTCGCAGTTGTCAATCAAG ATTGCTTTCACATTTGTGGTTTACCCATCCTTAATTCTGGCATATATGGGACAAGCTGCCTATCTTTCCAAACATCATATCATTGAAAGTGACTATCAAATCGGATTTTATGTATCTGTACCTG AGAAAATAAGATGGCCAATTCTGGCAATAGCCATACTTGCAGCTGTGGTGGGAAGTCAAGCTGTCATCACTGGAACTTTCTCAGTTATCAAACAATGTTCTGCGTTGAGTTGCTTTCCAAGGGTCAAAATTGTCCACACCTCATCTAAAATGCACGGCCAGATTTATATTCCAGAGATCAACTGGACTTTAATGTTGCTATGTCTGGCCGTTACTGTTGGCTTTAGGGACACAAAACACTTGGGCAATGCAGCAG GTTTGGCAGTTATAACTGTGATGCTGGTAACGACCTGCCTAATGTCTCTAGTTATTGTGTTTTGCTGGCACAAAAGTATTTTCCTGGCCCTTTGTTTCATATTCTTTTTCGGATCGATTGAAGCACTCTATTTCTCAGCTTCCCTCATTAAGTTCCTCGAAGGGGCCTGGGTGCCAATTGCCCTTtcacttattttatttatagTGATGTGCGTTTGGCACTATGGCACGATCAAGAAGTATGAGTTTGACGTTCAAAACAAGGTCTCTGTCAACTGGATCCTTAGCCTAGGTCCCAGTCTGGGGATTGTCAGGGTTCGGGGTATTGGCCTATTACACACTGAGCTTGTTTCCGGCATCCCAGCTATATTTTCACACTTCGTCACCAACTTGCCAGCTTTCCACCAGGTTGTAGTCTTTCTTTGTGTCAAATCTGTCCCAGTGCCACATGTCAGACCTGAGGAGAGGTTCCTTGTGGGAAGAGTTGGTCCTAGAGAGTACCGGCTTTACAGATGCATAGCACGATATGGATATCGTGACATTCATAAGGACGATATGGAGTTTGAGAAAGACCTCGTTTGTAGTATTGCAGAGTTTATCAGGTCTGAACATCCTGAATGTAATATCAGCGTAGAGGACGTTGGAGATGATGGAAGGATGACGGTCGTCGGGACTTCATCATCGAATTTCGAAGGGATCAGAATGTGTGAAGATGATGCTGAGGTTTCTGAAACAGGCGCTTCAGAACTGAGGGAGATAAAGTCCCCAGAAAtcggaaggaaaagagtgagatTTCTTGTGCCGCAGAGTCCACAGGTTGATATACAGGCACGAGAAGAGCTGCGGGAACTGATGGAAGCAAGGGAAGCTGGACTGGCTTTTATACTTGGACACTCGTACGTCAGAACGAAGCGGGGATCGAGTTTGATGAAGAAAATCATAATCAATTTTGGGTATGATTTCTTGAGGAGAAACTGCAGAGGACCAAATTATGCTTTGAGCATTCCTCATGCATCTACTCTTGAGGTGGGAATGATCTACCATGTTTAA